The sequence below is a genomic window from Mycobacterium spongiae.
TTGATCGATGACCCCGGTTCAGGTTTCACCACAGTGTGGCAGGCGGTCGTTTCCGAACTGAACGGCGAGCCGAACGGTGACGGCACGCCCGCCAACGGCACGACGCTCACCGCTCCGCTGACTCCCCAGCAACGGGCGTGGTTGAATCTCGTTCAACCGCTGACCATCGTCGAAGGTTTTGCCCTGCTGTCGGTGCCGAGCAGCTTCGTCCAGAACGAGATCGAGCGCCACCTGCGTACGCCGATTACCGACGCGCTCAGCCGTCGGCTCGGTCAGCAGATACAACTCGGTGTTCGCATCGCTCCCCCTAGCACTGAACATGTCGATGAGCCCGCGCACTCACCTTCTGACGATCCGAGCGCGTACCCATCCCTAGACGACTCAAGCGGCCCCGACGATGCCGACGAAACTGGCGATGCCTTCGGTCCTGCCCAGCAGACCTGGCCGAATTACTTCACTGAACGCCCACACAGTGCCGACTCAGCAAGTACTGGCGGAACCAGCCTCAACCGGCGTTACACCTTCGACACGTTCGTCATCGGCGCCTCCAACCGGTTCGCACATGCCGCGACGCTGGCGATCTCCGAAGCGCCCGCCCGCGCATACAACCCGCTCTTCATCTGGGGCGAATCCGGTCTTGGCAAAACTCACCTCTTGCACGCGGCCGGCAACTACGCCCAACGGCTGTTTCCCGGCATGCGCGTCAAGTACGTCTCCACCGAAGAATTCACCAACGACTTCATCAACTCGCTGCGCGACGATCGTAAAGTCGCCTTCAAGCGCAGCTACCGCGACGTCGATGTGCTTCTGGTCGATGACATCCAGTTCATTGAAGGCAAAGAGGGCATCCAGGAAGAGTTCTTTCACACCTTCAACACCTTGCACAACGCCAACAAACAGATCGTGATCTCATCCGATCGTCCACCCAAACAGCTCGCCACCCTTGAAGACCGTCTCCGCACCCGCTTCGAGTGGGGGCTGATCACCGACGTCCAACCCCCCGAGTTGGAGACCCGCATCGCGATCCTTCGCAAGAAGGCACAGATGGAACGTCTTGCGGTACCCGACGATGTCCTCGAACTCATCGCGGGCAGCATCGAGCGCAACATCCGAGAACTTGAAGGTGCCCTCATCCGGGTGACCGCTTTTGCGTCGCTAAACAAGACACCGATCGACAAAGCACTGGCCGAGATCGTGCTTCGCGATCTGATCGCCGACGCGAACACCATGCAAATCAGCGCGGCGACCATCATGGCGGCGACCGCTGAATACTTCGATACCACGGTCGAAGAACTCCGTGGACCGGGCAAGACCCGAGCACTCGCCCAGTCGCGACAAATCGCCATGTATCTCTGCCGCGAACTGACCGATCTGTCACTGCCCAAGATCGGCCAGGCGTTCGGGCGCGACCACACCACAGTCATGTACGCCCAGCGCAAGATCTTGTCCGAGATGGCCGAACGTCGTGAGGTCTTCGATCACGTCAAAGAGCTCACGACTCGCATCCGGCAGCGCTCCAA
It includes:
- the dnaA gene encoding chromosomal replication initiator protein DnaA codes for the protein MIDDPGSGFTTVWQAVVSELNGEPNGDGTPANGTTLTAPLTPQQRAWLNLVQPLTIVEGFALLSVPSSFVQNEIERHLRTPITDALSRRLGQQIQLGVRIAPPSTEHVDEPAHSPSDDPSAYPSLDDSSGPDDADETGDAFGPAQQTWPNYFTERPHSADSASTGGTSLNRRYTFDTFVIGASNRFAHAATLAISEAPARAYNPLFIWGESGLGKTHLLHAAGNYAQRLFPGMRVKYVSTEEFTNDFINSLRDDRKVAFKRSYRDVDVLLVDDIQFIEGKEGIQEEFFHTFNTLHNANKQIVISSDRPPKQLATLEDRLRTRFEWGLITDVQPPELETRIAILRKKAQMERLAVPDDVLELIAGSIERNIRELEGALIRVTAFASLNKTPIDKALAEIVLRDLIADANTMQISAATIMAATAEYFDTTVEELRGPGKTRALAQSRQIAMYLCRELTDLSLPKIGQAFGRDHTTVMYAQRKILSEMAERREVFDHVKELTTRIRQRSKR